The following coding sequences lie in one Fimbriimonadaceae bacterium genomic window:
- a CDS encoding D-alanyl-D-alanine carboxypeptidase family protein, translating into MTVRWDRTKGRPEPISALNKIREVENGDPLVPILEYAPEVVIFRTTVIPYLRKVVCEMLHQASENLPEGMRLGVIDAWRPFERQVRIYDWMLACAKVAYPNRDYAQLRRTILRFVAPIDQPTPPGHCTGAAVDVVLLDNEGEQIDVWAPYDRFRAAPTYSYGLTPEATKMRMILVEAMLSAGFSNCRDEWWHYSYGDAGWAVRMAQENCFYGKADLDPELYTEQERLSQESFKTRPNPFIETSKAP; encoded by the coding sequence TTGACGGTTCGATGGGACCGCACAAAAGGCCGACCCGAGCCGATCTCCGCACTCAACAAGATTCGTGAAGTCGAGAACGGCGACCCGCTTGTCCCGATTCTGGAATATGCGCCTGAGGTCGTTATCTTCCGAACAACGGTCATCCCATACTTGCGCAAGGTCGTTTGCGAAATGCTTCACCAGGCAAGTGAAAATCTGCCCGAGGGGATGCGACTTGGAGTCATTGACGCATGGCGGCCTTTCGAGCGGCAAGTTCGAATCTATGATTGGATGCTCGCCTGTGCCAAGGTTGCTTATCCTAACCGCGACTACGCTCAGCTTCGCCGCACCATCTTGAGGTTTGTGGCTCCCATCGATCAGCCTACTCCGCCTGGGCACTGCACAGGTGCAGCGGTCGATGTTGTTTTGCTGGACAACGAAGGCGAACAGATCGATGTTTGGGCACCTTACGACAGATTCCGCGCTGCTCCGACCTATTCGTATGGGCTAACACCAGAGGCGACAAAAATGCGGATGATCCTCGTGGAAGCCATGCTTAGTGCAGGCTTTTCTAACTGTCGTGACGAATGGTGGCACTACAGCTATGGTGATGCCGGGTGGGCCGTTCGCATGGCTCAGGAGAACTGCTTTTACGGCAAAGCCGACCTAGATCCTGAGCTCTACACCGAGCAAGAACGACTCTCGCAGGAGTCGTTCAAAACTCGACCTAACCCGTTCATCGAAACGAGCAAGGCTCCTTAG